The Bryobacteraceae bacterium genomic sequence AGCTGGGAGCAGCGGCTCATGAAGAGTGCCGGGCGCACCAAAGGCACCCTGAAGCCCGAATACCAGGAGCTCAAGTTCACCCTGCATCGGAAGCTCCTCGACAAGATCAACCTCGAGGCGCTGGCGACGATCGACAACCAGCGGGTGCGCGGCGAGGTCCGCAACGCGCTGATGCAGCTCATCGACAGCGAGCAGACGCTGCTGAGCTCGGTGGAAAAACAGCAGATCTGCGACGAGGTGCTCGACGAGGTGTTCGGCCTCGGTCCGCTCGAGCCGCTTCTTCAGGACCCGACCATCTCCGACATCCTCGTCAACACGCACAAGCAGGTCTACGTCGAGCGCAAAGGTTTGCTCGAGTTGACCAACGTCAGTTTCCGCGATTCTCCGCACCTGATCCGGATCATCGACAAGATCGTCTCCCAGGTTGGCCGCCGCATTGATGAGTCCACTCCGATGGTGGACGCGCGCCTGCTCGACGGCTCGCGCGTCAACGCGATCATTCCTCCCCTCGCCGTCGACGGCCCGCTCCTGTCGATTCGCCGTTTCAGCGTCGACAAACTGATGCCGGCCGACCTCGTCGAACGCCGCGCCATGACGCCGGGCATGATGGAACTGCTCGAAGCCGCCGTCAAGGCCCGCCTGAACATCATCATCTCGGGCGGCACCGGCGCCGGAAAAACGACCCTTCTCAACGGTCTGTCGTCGTTCATCAATCCGAAAGAGCGAATCGTCACGATCGAAGACGCGGCCGAATTGCAGTTGAAGCAGCCCCACGTCGCCCGTCTCGAAACAAGGCCGCCGAACCTCGAAGGCAACGGCGCGGTCCGTCAGCGCGAGTTGCTGATCAACAGCCTCCGCATGCGTCCGGACCGGATCGTCGTCGGCGAGTGCCGCGGCGAGGAAGCGCTCGACATGTTGCAGGCGATGAACACCGGCCACGACGGATCGCTGACCACGATTCACGCCAACTCACCGCGCGACGCCGTGTCCCGTCTCGAGGTGATGGTGTCGCTCGCCAACTCGAACATGCAGTTGGTCAGTATCCGGCAGCAGATCTCGAGCGCCGTCAACCTGCTCGTGCAGGCCTCACGCTTGAGCGACGGGTCGCGCCGGGTGGTGAGCATCACCGAAGTCACCGGCATGGAAGGCGAGGTGATCACCCTCCAGGACATCTTCGTGTTCGAGAAGCGCGGGCTGAGTCCGGAAGGCAAGGTAGTCGGCCGGTTCGCGGCCACCGGGATCCGGCCCAAATTCTACGAAAAGCTGCTGTCGTCGGGGATCCGGCTCCGGCCGGACCTGTTCGACGAAGTGATGGAAATCTGAGGAGCATACTGCCATGATGTTTGTCGTCGCTTTCCTCGCAATCTGGCTCGGCTCGCTGGGCGTGTGGTGGATGATTTCCCGCGCCTTCAAGAACGCCGACGTCGACCGTATGAAGAGCCGGATTCTCGAAACGGCGGCCAAGAAAGAGAAGAAGGACAAGAACGCCGCGCCGGCTCCCGAGCTCATCCGGACCGAAGACAAATCCACCGGCCGGCTGGTGATGCGGCTGCTGGCCAAGGCGGACCTCAACAGCCGCCTCGAGAATCTGATCGAGCAAGCCGGTTTGAAGTGGCGGCCGGCCCGCGTCGTGCACACCTGTCTGGCGCTGTTTCTCGGCGGTTTCTTCTTCTTCCGCCTCACCGGCCTGCTCCCTTACCTGAGCACGCAAATCGCCGCCGGCTTGGCGCTCTCGTCGCTGCCGATCATCCATCTGCTGCGGGCGCGCAAGAAGCGGCTGTACAAGTTCGAGGAACAGTTCCCGGAGAGTCTCGAGTTCGTGGCCCGGTCGATGCGGGCCGGCCACGCCTTTTCGGTCTCGCTTGAGATGATCCACCGCGAGTTCCAGGAGCCTTTGGCCGGCGAGTTCCGGCGCTCCTTCGACGAGCACAACCTGGGGCTCCCGCTCGATCAGGCGCTGCTCAAGCTGTCCAAGCGTGTTCCGCTGCTCGACGTTCACTTCTTCGTCTCGGCCGTGCTGCTGCAGAAGCGCACCGGCGGCAACCTGGCGGAAATTCTGGACAAACTCGCCTACGTGATTCGCGAGCGTTTTAAGCTCCGCGGCAAGATCCGCGCCATCAGCGCGCACGGGCGCATGACGGGCATCGCCCTCACCATGATTCCGCTCGGCGTCGCCCTCCTGATGTTCTACGTCAACCCGAGCTACGTCAGCTTTTTCGTCGACGATGAAGTGGGCAACATCATGGTCGCCGTGGCGATCGGCCTTCAGGTGCTCGGCTACTTGATTATTCGCAAGATCGTGACTATCGAGGTCTGACCATGATGATTCTCATCGCCATTCTCCTGTTCGTGGGCATCACCGTCGCCGGAGCCGGCATCGGGATGCGCATGTGGGTCAGGCCGAAAGAGGCCATCGAGCGCGTCACCGGCAGCGGCCCGGTCCATATCGAGGAAGCGCCGGCGCATCCGAGCCTGGTTTTCCACGAGTTGGTCAAGAAGCTCGGCACGATCATGCCGGTGAACCCTCGGGACGCCGGCGTCATCCAGCGCCGGATGATCCGAGCGGGCATTCGCAATCCGAACGCGATGAAGTTCTTCTACGGGTCGAAAGTGCTTTTTGGCGCGGTGTGCCCGTTGCTCATGAGTCTAGCGGTCGCCAATTCCCCGGCTGACCCGAGCAACAAGATCATGGCCATCATGGCGGCCGCCGCGGCGGGCTTTTTCGGCCCCAACGAGTACGTGAGCATTCGCGCCAAGCGCCGGCAGAAGGAAATCCGGCGCGGACTGCCGAACGCGCTCGACCTGCTCGTCGTCTGCGTCGAGAGCGGACTCGGCCTCGACCAGGCCGTCGTCCAAGTCGCCAAGGATCTCGAGAAGGCGCACCCGGAAATCAGTGAAGAATTCGCGATGGTCAACTACGAGTTGAAAGCCGGCAAGAGGCGCATCGACGCCCTCCGGAATCTCGCCGAGCGATCGGCCGTCGACGATCTCAAGAAGCTCGTCGCGGTGCTGATTCAGGCCGACCGCTTCGGCACTGGCGTCGCGCAGAGCCTGCGCGGCCACTCCGAGTTCATGCGGGTCCAGGCCCGGCAGACGGCCGAGGAAAAGGCCGCCAAGCTCGGCGTGAAGCTCGTATTTCCAATCTTTTTCTGCATCCTGCCGTCACTGTTCGTCGTAACGGTAGGTCCGATGGTGGTGAAGATCATTCGGGATCTGCTCCCGATGATGAACAACATCTGAGTCGTCTTTCGTTCCCAGGAAAGGAGAGAGGTCACATGGATAGCACAATGGTCCGAATCGTTTGTTCTGTTTTGGCGATTCTGTTTTTGGGGCTGATCGTGATGCGCCGGAAGAAGAGCCCCGAGTAGGGCCGGAATCGGGCCGGGAGCACGGCTCCGGCGCAGTCCGGGGTGCCGCCCCGGGGGAGTGCTCGCCGGCCCGATAAACCGTTCCCTCTACCAGATCCGCGAACCGGCGGGAGCCGGCCGCTGCGGGCATACCGGCTTCGAAGCCGGCATGCCCCGCGCGGAGAGCCCTGTCGAAAAGCGGACGGCCGGCCGATGTATGGGTGAATGCGGCGGATTCCGAAGACGGAAGCGTCCTCCTCCGCGGCCGGGATTTGGCTTCGTTTTGGAGAGAAGTGTTTTGGGAGTGAGAAATATGGAGAGCCGGTTGTTCAAAAACACGCGAGTATCGCGGACGGCAATGGCCGTCGCGCTCGGATGGGCTTGCCTGGTCGGCACGGCGGAGGCGGCCACGTTCGGCCGCGTCGTCCCGATCGGCGGCCACGCATCCGATCTGGCCCTGGACGAGGCGCGCGGGGTGCTCTACGTCGCCAACTTTACAGCCAATCGGGTCGAGGTTGTCTCCCTCGTGGATGGATCGATCCAGACATCAATGAACCTCTCGGCGCAGCCGAACTCGCTGGCCTTGTCTCCGGACAACCGCTACTTGCTGGTCGGCCACTACGGCAACTTCGCCGCGCCCAATACGCCGAATAACGCTCTTACGCTGATCGACCTGAACACCCGCGGGCGACAGACCTTCGCCCTCGGCGCGCCGGTGCTCGGCGTGGCGTTCGGGATCGACGGGCGCGCGCTGGTGATGACGACGACCGACTTCGAGTTGTTCGACCCCGTCTCCGGAGCCACAACCGTTTTGACGACGATCGCCGACGCTCAGATCGCGGCCTTGCCGGCTAAACCGAACCAAGCGCCGCCGGCGATCACGACAGCCGCCGTTGGCGCCTCGGGCGACCGCCGTTGGGTGTACGGCCTCACCGATCAGTTCACGTTCCGCTACGAGGTGGAAGCGCGCCGGATCCAGGTGCGCGGCTACACGTCGACGCCTACGATGGGCCCCCGGGCCGTCTCGGTGAATCGCGACGGGTCCTACTACGTGGCCGGTTGGGTGCTGCGCGACCGCGACGCCAACAACATCTCGCAGTTCGGCGACGTGGCCGGCACGCTCGATGTCGGCAGCCACGCCTACGACACCACTCGCGGCGTGATCTATTCCCAGGTGCCGACCGGCACGGGTGGACAGGTGGAAGCGCAGG encodes the following:
- a CDS encoding type II secretion system F family protein, with translation MMILIAILLFVGITVAGAGIGMRMWVRPKEAIERVTGSGPVHIEEAPAHPSLVFHELVKKLGTIMPVNPRDAGVIQRRMIRAGIRNPNAMKFFYGSKVLFGAVCPLLMSLAVANSPADPSNKIMAIMAAAAAGFFGPNEYVSIRAKRRQKEIRRGLPNALDLLVVCVESGLGLDQAVVQVAKDLEKAHPEISEEFAMVNYELKAGKRRIDALRNLAERSAVDDLKKLVAVLIQADRFGTGVAQSLRGHSEFMRVQARQTAEEKAAKLGVKLVFPIFFCILPSLFVVTVGPMVVKIIRDLLPMMNNI
- a CDS encoding type II secretion system F family protein, coding for MMFVVAFLAIWLGSLGVWWMISRAFKNADVDRMKSRILETAAKKEKKDKNAAPAPELIRTEDKSTGRLVMRLLAKADLNSRLENLIEQAGLKWRPARVVHTCLALFLGGFFFFRLTGLLPYLSTQIAAGLALSSLPIIHLLRARKKRLYKFEEQFPESLEFVARSMRAGHAFSVSLEMIHREFQEPLAGEFRRSFDEHNLGLPLDQALLKLSKRVPLLDVHFFVSAVLLQKRTGGNLAEILDKLAYVIRERFKLRGKIRAISAHGRMTGIALTMIPLGVALLMFYVNPSYVSFFVDDEVGNIMVAVAIGLQVLGYLIIRKIVTIEV
- a CDS encoding CpaF family protein; this translates as MLPSIDSRSNQGQQLSWEQRLMKSAGRTKGTLKPEYQELKFTLHRKLLDKINLEALATIDNQRVRGEVRNALMQLIDSEQTLLSSVEKQQICDEVLDEVFGLGPLEPLLQDPTISDILVNTHKQVYVERKGLLELTNVSFRDSPHLIRIIDKIVSQVGRRIDESTPMVDARLLDGSRVNAIIPPLAVDGPLLSIRRFSVDKLMPADLVERRAMTPGMMELLEAAVKARLNIIISGGTGAGKTTLLNGLSSFINPKERIVTIEDAAELQLKQPHVARLETRPPNLEGNGAVRQRELLINSLRMRPDRIVVGECRGEEALDMLQAMNTGHDGSLTTIHANSPRDAVSRLEVMVSLANSNMQLVSIRQQISSAVNLLVQASRLSDGSRRVVSITEVTGMEGEVITLQDIFVFEKRGLSPEGKVVGRFAATGIRPKFYEKLLSSGIRLRPDLFDEVMEI